The genomic stretch GAGTGTGTAGGTCAGGGGTAAAGTACCCTTCTAGCTTGAGCAAGGTCTTGTTTTCCACCAACAGatatacaaacaaaaactgtCTTCTCAGTGTCACAGGCATCCAATGAGATATATACTACAGTTATCACAAGACAATAGATTAAACACTTAGATACTGAGAATGTATATATCTATTGAGGGGAATCACCTGGAAAATGGTAGGCACAGGACTGGAAGTCTGCAATCTAGGATAGGATTCAATGGACTTCATCTCTACCATACACTGCCAAGACtggaaatttgtaataaaataccttatatgaagaagcaatgaagtaTTGCACCCACTATTTGATAAGCCCCCTTCGATGATAGAtgctataaaataatcccacactagctcagaattaagtataataaagggttatttatttaggggtagagtcacagatcacagtcctctgcacaaatgtgGAATAGGAACGGAATCCAGAAGCctggagagagagcaagcacaggtccaagtgagctggtatcttaaaggctactggctgaaggagttcccacagcagcctcccccttttatttaaataaaagagttctaagcccAACACAacactatatacaataagaacaaatatcaagtataaaaattagaataacaaccagcataaacaatatcaagcaagaaacacatactaaatgtttcaataatcattctatcctaaggagtctaagtcttgtattagaaatatcTTGgataaatcataagaggaaagaaactacaactatctaatcttcaaccccatcaaaggcctgagaatgGAGATTATATTACTTGAGTAggtaggaagtgcaatcaagcagcttccaaaatgtgcagtagatgacagaaacaactggctacctgggtaatcacccaaaatctcatttgcaatgttgaagcaaacaactttggctaaagcctagagtaactgacagaccattttcagaggcagaaaatttgaagatctgttctgccttataatggcaaagttcatcagttgctttcttctgaatcctgcagaatgtctgacagactctttcatgaagcaggaaccccaaaggagtctcacctttaggcaagttcagcagtcatttttctgtgtgtcctgcatgtccagttcatacagcataacatcaagcagtccataacaagagaagtttcttgtgcaaatggctaaccaactccataaggaagaagcctctttgatacccatcttcctcttgaagtagattggtactaccaagagcagatgtatctcattgtcatgaaaagttctaagttatttaaatgacatattctacagttctttgaagtggttgaagattacctatgtaTGCGGAATACAATCtccatgtatctaaagaacctgattagtctcaCTATAAGTAatacaaacatggatgactatagACCTATTTTACTTAATacatatatagcttaaagactaagacttcttattagaatattaaataatctttaaacaactgtgcagtgaatgaggacaatgacctcaaaatgtaagcaatgtacaagtatcttgatcaaaagtagaaatgtatagtacaatattataaatatatcctaaaattgtatcaatatacaaaatgtcttaagcagaggtagaagcatgcatgcacacaatatgacaaaataaccttgcctaggtatacaaataatataaacaaaaataagagcatattcaatataatttgaatgtgtatcaatatataagaatttaTACTAATAtcaattgcctataaataatagtccacaagtattcactctattactcactattattatcagTGTGAGTAAGCTTCAGCCAGTTCAGAATATTTGAGTCAGGATtatttgaccataatcctaaattttctttaggtccccatatgATTATCAGTACCCCCAATCAGCATGAAGTAGCGTAGAAAACTAAGCCCACTttcccaaaatggattatggatgtttgtctttgtttagagtgttggttacaagttgttatggataatggtcaggagaaaaagctaaacaaaggagattagattcagagttcttgttttgaaaagaaaaaaggatggggaaggactgtgggacaatagtcttgtaccACAAGTCTTTACAAgtcttgtaaagatttgtcacttgtattggtttaataaaatgctggttggccagtagccaggcagggaatATAGACAGGGTgatcagaataggagaattctgggaagaggaaaggctcagtctgcagttgtcatcctgACACAGAGGACACGAGATGAGAATCcctcactaataaaaggtaccaaaccatgtggttaacacagacaagaattatgggttaatgtaagatgtaagagttaataagctgggtggtggtggcagcacatgcctttaatcccagcacttgggaggcagaggcaggaggatctctgtgagttcaaggccagcctggtcaacaagagctagttccaggacaggctccaaagccacagagaaaccctgtctcaaaaaaccaaagaaaaaagttagctaataagaagcctgagctaataggccaactagattataattaatgtagacctctgtgtgtttcttggggactgaacagctgcaggactagGCAGGAACCTCTGACAACACTCCTCTTGTAATCTGAATGGTGACTTTTCCACTTCCTTGCACTCTCTACCTTTATCATCATGAACTCCAGGAATCGTCCAAGAACGATAAGTCTTCCAGTTGGAATTTCCTTTTTATACATCTGTCGTTTGCATTCACTGAAACTCATGAAAGCCATTGTCCTCAAGACACTAAATATAGCAGTCATAAATATGACACTAAATACAGCAGTCATAAATATGATACTAAATATAGCAGTCATAAATATGAAGCAACATTTTTTGATTGTTTATCCCTGCTACTGTGTCCTCCTACACATAGGGATGTCCACAATGAGAAAATGGTTCTCTGGGTATACTCAAACAGCACACTGAGCCAGTTGAATTCCTAACTGTGAGTGCTCACAAGTCCTTTGGTTCATGTACAATGTTCCATTCATATTCCCATCCTCAGCTGTCCACAGATCTGCTTcagccttttttccccctttttaaaacaCCTATCTCACCTTGATTTGACTTTTCAGTTTCTAGAAATTTGTCTACTTCATGTGGGTTTGATATTCCTCTCCAACTTAgaaagctttctctctctctctcactctctctctctctctctctctctctgtgtgtgtgtgtgtgtgtgtgtgtgtgtgtctgtctgtctgtctgtgtcttctcttctctcctctctaagacagaGATCACCCCATCCTGACCTAGATAACTTTCCTTGCAGCCCCAGAACATCCCAGAACAAGATCCTTATTTTTAACATCTTATAGAGGAAAAAGTAAAAGTTTCAATAGATAAAAGTGAGGGGTAATGTTCACTTCACAGGATACAAGAtgtagtaaataaaaattttctgccATTTGTTTCATGAATAAAATCATTATTACACACCTCACCATTTAGTAGGATAGAGAACTCAGATTTTTATGTCAGAAACAGGTGGCTAGTCCTGCCAAAATTTGTTAAGCAGTAACGTCCCAGCCCAGAACTATATTTTCTAGACCTTTTTCCTCTAAGTGTAAGCCCAGAAATTGTTCCTGCCAAGAGGATGTGTGCAGAAATGTCATGGTGCCACTTCCAGACCACCATGGGGGAGGTTTTCATTATTGCCTTTTTCTTGTCTTCACCTGCAGGCAGAGCATTCCTTACAAGATTGTGAGGCTCTGGAAATAGCAGAGCCATCTGATGTAAGATCCTCAAACTGTGACTTGGAGGAGAGCCTCTTGACAACCAGAAACATACAATTGTATTTTAAAGGAGCCAAAAATAATTTCTCATGATGTTAAGTTATGAGATTTTTTATAGATTATTACTTTAACAACTGTTAATACTTGTGCTACTTGTCTTGAGTTTGTTCATAGCCTCTTGGCAAAGTAAAGGTGCCTAAAACAGATCTACCACACAAGATAGAGGGTTGATATAAGTGTGtatactggttagtttttgtcaatttaACAAGTTAATTGCCTGGAAAGACAGAATCTCTTCCATCAGATTGTCCAATGTTCatgtctgtattttctttattgttagtCGATGTGCTAGTGCACAGCCACTGTGAATGTTTCCATCTGTAGGCAGGTGACCCttggtgatagatagatagatagatagatagatagatagatagatagatagatagatagatagatagatagatagatgggtgggtggatggatggatgggtgggtggatggatggatgatagatggatggatgatagatagatagatagatagatagatagatagatagatagatagatgatagatatacagAAAATGGTAACTGAAATAAGctagagcaagtcagtaaaccacattcttccatggcttctgcctcagttcctgcctccaggttcctgcttgtgttcctgccctgacttccctggatatTGAATGATGGCATGGAAATATACGCTAAGTAGAGCCTTTCTTATCCACCTATGTTTTGGCCTTGGCATTTATAACAGCAACACAAAGCAAATTAGAATAGAGTGCTGAGCAAATATAAAGTTCTCAGTGTTCTAAAATATACTCCACCTtcagaaactttttattttaaatgtccaTTCAACTAGAAGGCCACCTGGAATGTGTGAGGTAAACTTACAAAGATGAGAGAATCGAAATAATAGTATCTACTTTGAAAATCTCTGATCTTTTTTTCCTATCCTCCTACCACAACATCTGATCTCTTACTGCTGCTTCTACAAGATGTTGCCTTTGGAAAATCATGGTGGTTGttccctaaagaaaattttgcttaTTAAAATGTCTGTAATAGCCCAATTAGTTCTATTAACAAACAAATCAACTTGATTTATTCTGTCTCAGAAATGCCTTTACCATTGCCATTTGGTTTCCCCAGCAAAATTTGAAATCATCCTCTTTTCTCTTCACCTACagattttgataaataaaatgatCCTGAAGAACACAAAGGTAGAAATACCACAGCACATGCTAGGAATGAGTTCTTGAACCAGGAGTACATTAAAtaactgaaaaaggaaaaaaacttcaAAGTTATAACACAGTCTCTTATTTAGTGACTTTGACTTTTCTTATACTGACTCTCGTTAGTCGTTTTATGTCTGGTTTCTcacttttcttgtatttttactGCTTCAAAAACATTCTCCCATACCAACAAGTATGAGTCCAACATGCCTTATGTGGGCTAAAGTACTCTGTTATATTGCACTTGATTAAATATTCTTGGTATACATATCAGTTTCTGATTCTCTACTGTTATCTGAAGTGCCTATTCTTCCTCTGTCAAAAGACaagttttattcatattttctaatCCAGGTCAAATGTTACCTCTTGTCCAAAACCAACCTCCAGCTACTCCTCATCTCTATAGTGATGGTTAGTACCCTTTGTTATCTGCATTTGCAACAGTCTGTGATTACTGTCTGCATAATACTGGCCTGTTTGGGAAAATAATTGGATTACTGTCTCTCTAGAAGTACTTGGAGACTTCATCTCTGCATTTCTAGTGCTAGCCCCAGCACCTGACACTGGAATAataaatgtgatatttttattgagaCAAGTCAGTATGTTTCAAAGGCTTTAGCAAAATCACAAGATGAAACACAAAAGCTCAGGAAATGGTAAGGCAAGCAGCTCAGCAAAAATCTCTTCAACAAACATTTCTTCAAGGGGAAAATTATTAATGACAATTATTTTAAGCTTCTGGAGATTTCCCAGAGTATTTGCAATCATTTTTTTCATCAAGCTCTCTAAAAGCTTTAATAAGGACAAATTTGGGGGGAAATGGAAAACTGAGAGATTTTACATAGGTACAGACCAACCCCTGTACCACCTCTCTCCTACCCTACTCAATATTGTAGAAGAGCAATTGCAGGTGGGAATGACAACTGGGGAAACAGGAGATTTCTTCTCCATCAGTTCAGTTCTGCAAAAGACCTATTCAAGTAGAGCAGAAGTCATGCATGTCCCCCACTCAACTCCTACACTGCAGGAAATTTCTCATAGGCAAGTTAATAGAGAGCAAGCTGAATCCATCTTACCACCACTTCCTACTCCATACAATCAGTTCTgtgatgcatgattaataaaataattgggattcaacctaaagatctgaaaagcaaaacagccagccactggctcttacctcaatctcagtctgaaatggcaatcctgcctctaggaatctcagaaggagactgtgtgttgacagctgtttcctcccattttatattcctctctagggctgggattaaaggcgtgcaccactgtcATCAAaagcatgcactgcccagtttctataaaaactagtgtggctactgggattaaaggtgcatgttgttaccataacctggtctgtaagactgaccagtggagctgttttactttcagatcttcaggcaagcttatttattaaaatacagttgaaatgccactacagttcTGCCTGGATATAAGCACAAATTTTGCAAGTCAATAATTAACAACTGGTTAATAAAACGCACGTTATGCTGATCACAGCACATTCCCTAAGAAGAGGGGCCTAaggaaaagctattttaaaaatctgatcagggccgggcggtggtggcgcacgcctttaatcccagcactcgggaggcagaggcaggcggatctctgtgagttcgaggccagcctggtctacaagagctagttccaggacaggctctaaaaaagctacagagaaaccctgtctcgaaaaaccaaaaaaaaaaaaaaaaatctgatcagGGGTTAGTAAAGGACTCATATCATTGGATTAGTAGCCGTTCTCAGATTAGTCCAAATAAGTCACTAAGCAAAAACATGAACTCTTGTCAAGCAGAATCAGTATCTAGAGTTTCTACAATATAAATCTAAAACATTTCAGTAAAAAATTACGAGGCATGGTCTTCTCTCCCATCACATGAGGTCCACATATTCTGAGCTGATTAAAAAATAGGGACCTCTATCTTTGGTGATGGGAATGATATTTCTGGAGCTTCCCCTCCAGGTTAGGGCCCTACACCTGCTTTGATGTCATAATAATTTCTAGAGTACCATAGTCCTGCACACCTTCCCCAGGTAACACTGCCCATTCTCACTGTGACCCAAGTTTCTTCAACCTTGGAGCCACCTATATATTCCTATGAGCTTCCCCAAAACTTCTAAGGATCTATATCAAGACTCTTCTAGGTTTACCTAATCCTGGATGAGCTAGAGTTACCTCTGATAGCTATTCACACATCATCTATCAAATGTACTGAGACTAGACCACAAGCACTATTCAGCTGGTTTATAACCTGAAAAGTTGTGGTAACTGAAAACATATCTACTCACCTATATCTACTCAACAAAGGTAGGATAGCTATCCATATAAAGAAAACTACCAGTGTCCCAACTCCAGATGTCTGGAAAAAGCGCATGCAAAAccataaacaatataaataagaCCATGTGTCTCCTCCAAAAATTAGTACTCCCATACTAATGTTCCCTAATAAAATAAGGTTAAATGACATAAAAGAAATGACttcaaaacaataattataaatatgttcaagTAACTCAATGTAGATATGAATAAATGCTGGAATAAAACACACAattgaatgaaataaaacaaatcaatataTAAAAGTAGAATTCAATAAAGATGTAGAATTTCTGAAGAGTCAAATTTAAAAAACTTGAAAATTTtagtacataaaattaaaaagcactcAATGGAAAGCCTCATCAAAATAGCATATcaagtagaaaaaagaagaatatcAAGATCagtctaaaaaaagaaataaaggcatgAGTGGAACATGCAAAAACTCTGTGACACTATAAAAAAGATCACTCCTAAGAACCATTGTTCTAGAAGAACAGAAAATACTTTCCAAAAGAAGagtcacagaagaaaatttccacCCTGCCCAACCACAAACCACACCTGTCTAAAGACCAGGTAGGCTGCCCTGTGAACACACAACTGAGCCGGCCAATAAAACAGGCAACACCATCAATACCCTTtctgaaaatccagagaggaagcagaaatcgaggaacaaaacacccacctaacaaagacaaacccagaagcCAGCAGCTAGACCTATAATGACCACAAACCCAGCCCAGATGCCAGCATAAGAGCATAGTCAATAACAGCCAGGACagtatgtctccactagagcccagctaTCCCAGCACAACAGGCCCTTAATATACCAacatagctgaaacacaagaaaaagacgTTAAAACCACCtacatgaagatgatagaggtccttaaagaggaaatgaataaatcccttaaagaaaatcaagacaaaacaaaataaagtgtaAGGAAGCAAATGAAAGTATTCGAGACCTGACAAATGGaaatatacacaataaagaaaacacaaactgagtgAATCCTGGAAATAAACCACTTAGGAATTtgaacaggaactatagaggtaagcttcaccaacagaatacaagagatggaagagatagATCAGACATTGAAGATATGATGActcaggaaataaatattttcaagaagatcctaaagaaaaattttctagTCTAAATAAAATGGTACAGGATAAGATAAAGGTACCAGAAGCATATAGGACAGCAAACAGATTAGAtcataaaagaaatttctctcatcacaaaacactaaacataaagaacaaagaaataatattaaaagctacaaggaaaaaaaaccaagtgaCTTATTAAAACTTATTAGAATTACATCTTATTAGATGTAATAATTACATCTTATTAAGTTAGAATTTATTTGAATTACAACTGACTTCTCAATGCAGACTGTAAAATCCAGAATGGCCAGGACAGTTATGCTACATGAGAGACCACAGATACAAGCCTACACTACTAtgccagcaaaactttcaatcaccataggtGGAGAAAATACATTCCATGATAAAGTTAAAttcaaacaatatttatttactaatctagtcctatagaaagtactagatTGAAAACTCCAACATGAGGAAGTAACAACACccatgaaaatacagaaaataatctcacaccagcaaaactgaaagaaagaatagcatgtgtgtgtgcacacacaacaacaacaacaaaataacaggaatcaacaattACTGGTCCTTGATATTGCTCAATATCAATGTTCTAAatcccccaataaaaagacatagactGGGAACTTTCCAGAACGCTCGGTGGTAGGTGGAGGAGCGGCATCCCCCGGAACAGCGCTGTGCTACGCTCCTCTTTCCGCTCTCCGGCACCGGCCCGCTCACCGGCTGTAAAAAATGGTGAAAGAAACCACTTACTATGATGTTTTGGGGGTCAAACCCAATACCACCCAGGAAGAATTGAAAAAGGCTTATAGAAAATTGGCCTTGAAGTACCACCCTGATAAGAATCCAAATGAAGGCAAAAAGTTTAAACAGATTTCTCAAGCTTATGAAGTTCTTGCTGATTCCAAAAAAAGGGAGTTATATGATAAAGGAGGAGAGCAGGCGATTAAAGAGGGTGGAGCAGGTGGTGGTTTTGGCTCACCCATGGATATCTTTGATATGTTctttggaggaggaggaaggatgcagagagaaagaagaggtaaaaatGTTGTGCACCAGCTCTCAGTGACCTTAGAAGACTTGTATAATGGTGCAACGAGAAAACTGGCTCTACAGAAGAACGTGATCTGTGACAAATGTGAAGGCCAAGGTGGTAAGAAAGGAGCAGTAGAGTGCTGTCCCAACTGTCGTGGAACTGGCATGCAAATAAGGATTCATCAGATTGGGCCAGGAATGGTTCAGCAAATTCAGTCAGTGTGCATGGAATGCCAGGGTCACGGAGAACGCATCAGTCCTAAAGACAGATGTAAAAGCTGCAATGGAAGAAAGATAGTTCGAGAGAAGAAGATTTTAGAAGTTCATATTGATAAAGGTATGAAATATGGTCAGAAGATAACATTCCATGGTGAAGGAGACCAAGAGCCAGGACTGGAGCCAGGAGACATTATCATTGTGTTAGACCAGAAGGACCATGCTGTTTTTACACGACGAGGAGAAGACCTTTTCATGTGTATGGACATACAGCTGGTTGAAGCATTGTGCGGCTTCCAAAAGCCAATATCCACTCTTGACAACCGAACCATAGTCATCACCTCTCATCCAGGTCAGATTGTCAAGCATGGAGATATAAAATGTGTGCTGAACGAAGGTATGCCAATATATCGTCGGCCATATGAAAAAGGACGTCTAATCATTGAGTTTAAGGTAAACTTTCCTGAGAATGGCTTTTTCTCTCCTGATAAACTCTCTTTGCTGGAAAAACTCCTTCCTGAAAGGAAGGAAGTAGAAGAGACTGATGAAATGGATCAGGTAGAACTGGTGGAGTTTGATCCAAATCAGGAAAGACGGCGTCATTATAATGGAGAAGCGTATGAGGACGATGAACATCACCCCAGAGGTGGCGTTCAGTGTCAGACCTCTTAATGGGCCAGTTACTGTTTGTCACTCTATATGCAGTAGTGAATGTGGGAAGGACTGTAATCATAATATGTTCACTACTTGactgttgttcttgttttaataTTCAACTATAGTagtgttttaaaagttaaatgaagaataaacacaaatataaaagctctgaaaaaaaagacatagactaACACGATTGATACAAatacaggatccatccttctgctgcatccaagaaacacacttgctcatcaaggatagacattaccTTGGGATAAAAAGTTAGATAAAAGATATTCTGAGCAAATGAATCTAAGAAGCAAgaccattttaatatctaacaaaacagacttcaaaaaaaaataaacaagaaagagggaagaacacttcatactcatcattAAAAAGTTCAAGATGAAATTTCAATTCTGattatctatgccccaaacacaagtgAACTCAACTTTGTAAAAGAAACtctattataacttaaattacaCATTGACCCTCACACTGACAGTGGGAGACTTCactaccccactctcaccaaagGACAGTACATCCAGACAAAACCTAAATAGAGAAACACTAGAGTTAACAGAAATTATAAATCAAGTGAATCTaatagatatttacagaacatttcatccaaacacaaagtaaaataccTTCtactcagcacctcatggaacctccTCTAAAACTGAATatatacttggtcacaaagcaattctccacagagacaagaaaactgaaataaccccTGCATCTTATCAGACCAGCACGAATTAAATCTGGAGAGATATCATACTATGGACTTAACAACATACATAAAATctctagaataaaaaagaagcaagagcATCCAAGAGATCCaagataacaaaaaataattaaattgagagctgaaatcaataaaatagaaacaaaaagaataatatacagaatcaatgaaacaaaaagttgggttttttttttaaacaatcaacaagatagacaaaccccaATACAAACTAACTAAGACTGAGAGAAACtatctaaataaacaaaatcagaatcaAAAGGAGAGGCATAACAACAGAcgagaaatccagagaatcagaaAGACATGTGTTAAAAACCTGTAATACtccaaactggaaaatctaaaagaaaaagtgGATAATTTTTTCAATAGGCattattaacaaaattaaatgagGAGGAGATAAGCAGTTTAGATACGCCTATAACTcctaaggaaagagaaatagttattaaaaaatttcccaaccaaaaaaaaaaaatctcatagccAAATGGATTACTGAAGAATtataccagactttcaaagaagagttaatgccaattattattattcaatatAATAGGAACAGAAGGACCATTGTCCAATTCATTTTATAAgtccacagttaccctgatacccaaaacacataaagactcaacaaagaaagagaattacagaccaaattcccttatgaacattgatgcaaaaatactcaacaaaatacttgcaaacaaaatccaagaatacataaaaaaaatcatccatcatgatcaagtaatTTTCaccccagagatgtagggatggttcaatataataaaatcaataaatgtaattcaccatataaacaaactgaaagaaaaaagaaacacatgatcatcttaatagatgcagaaaaggcctttgtcATAAGTTCTGGAGAGGGATACAAGAGACatgtctaaacataataaaggcaattttcAGAGAGCCTATAGCCAACATGAAATTAAATAgggataaaaaaatcaaagcaattccgctaaaataaaaaataagacaaggctgtcttctCTCTTCATATCCATTCAATATAGTATGTGAAAttttagctagagaaataagacaactgaaggataTCAAGGagatataaatttaaaaggaagaaataaaagtattgttatttgcagatgatatgattatatacatatgtgaccatgaaattccaccagggaactgctacagctgataaacactttcaataaagTGTCTGGATACAAgagtaactcaaaaaaatcagtaactctcatatatacaaatggcaaatggactgagaaagaattcAGGGAAACAACACTTTTTATAATAACCTCAAGTAATATTaaatatcttgtggtaactctGACAAAGCAAGTGAAAGGCAAGCGTAACAAAAACTTcaaatccttgaagaaagaaattaaagaagctATCAGAAGatgtaaagatctcccatgatcatgGGCTGAAAGGattatagtaaaaatggccatcctacaaaaagcaatctgAGATTTAATGCCATTTCCATCAAAATTACAAAGCAATTTTTCACAGAACATGAAAGGATAAttctcaactttatatgaaaaaataaaaatcccaggatagtAAAACaatagtgaaaaataaaagaactgctggaggtatcaaCATCTTGATTTCAGGTAatactacaaagctatagtaattaaAAACAGCAGGGTACTGCcataaaaacatatatgttggccaatggaatcaaattaaagaccAAGACATAAATCCACGTACATATTGACACCTGAGTTTTTTTATAAATAAGCTAGAAATACAaactagaagaaagaaattatcttaAACAAATTGTGCTGCTCAAACTGGCgatctgcatgtagaagaatgtaaatagatctgTATTTACCACCCTTTACAAAACTCAAATCCGactagatcaaagacctcaacataaaatcagatacactgaacctgatgcaCGACagagtggggaatagccttggatgaattgacacaggagacagcttcctgaacagAAGGCCAATAGTTCAGGCACTAAGATCaatgattaataaatgggatctcatgaaaccgaaaagcttctaTGAGGCAAAGGACACCCTccataggacaaaacagcagcctatataATGGGAATATTTATATACACTCTACATCCAATAgaagactaatatccaaaatgtgtaagaactcaagaaatcaggtatcaaaaagcaaataatccaatttaaaaatggggtacagatctaaacagagaattatcaggagaatctttaaagaaacacacttaaaaaatg from Arvicola amphibius chromosome 12, mArvAmp1.2, whole genome shotgun sequence encodes the following:
- the LOC119827669 gene encoding dnaJ homolog subfamily A member 1-like; translation: MVKETTYYDVLGVKPNTTQEELKKAYRKLALKYHPDKNPNEGKKFKQISQAYEVLADSKKRELYDKGGEQAIKEGGAGGGFGSPMDIFDMFFGGGGRMQRERRGKNVVHQLSVTLEDLYNGATRKLALQKNVICDKCEGQGGKKGAVECCPNCRGTGMQIRIHQIGPGMVQQIQSVCMECQGHGERISPKDRCKSCNGRKIVREKKILEVHIDKGMKYGQKITFHGEGDQEPGLEPGDIIIVLDQKDHAVFTRRGEDLFMCMDIQLVEALCGFQKPISTLDNRTIVITSHPGQIVKHGDIKCVLNEGMPIYRRPYEKGRLIIEFKVNFPENGFFSPDKLSLLEKLLPERKEVEETDEMDQVELVEFDPNQERRRHYNGEAYEDDEHHPRGGVQCQTS